In Danaus plexippus chromosome 6, MEX_DaPlex, whole genome shotgun sequence, a single window of DNA contains:
- the LOC133320838 gene encoding uncharacterized protein LOC133320838 produces MAQTAGVKPMTITGRVASERERCLGMTDVERAWRKQWLQDQILSSNEPVHVEEYWRERTNPIRRFYRKPLDVIFSSLTPVLGASRAADYRYIAGKLGLMAAGALCIHYYFKYNGNNWTKKGGWRTVKTKPMVLPGQPGFPFKSDRTKDSDYADRGFSKSPLHAK; encoded by the exons ATGGCTCAAACAGCGGGCGTAAAGCCCATGACCATAACCGGACGGGTTGCGTCCGAAAGGGAAAGATGTCTTGGCATGACTGATGTTGAACGGGCCTGGCGAAAGCAATGGCTGCAAGATCAGATCTTATCCTCAAACGAGCCAGTACATGTAGAAGAATATTGGAGAGAACGTACCAACCCTATTCGTAGATTTTACCGCAAACCTTtagatgtaatattttcaagtcTCACTCCTGTACTG GGAGCAAGTCGAGCTGCTGATTACCGATACATTGCTGGGAAACTTGGCTTAATGGCTGCGGGTGCTCTATGTATccattactattttaaatacaacggCAAT aattggACTAAGAAAGGAGGTTGGCGTACAGTAAAAACTAAGCCAATGGTATTGCCAGGACAACCTGGCTTTCCATTTAAATCGGACCGCACTAAGGATTCTGATTATGCAGATAGAGGTTTTAGCAAATCACCTCTTCATGCTAAGTAA
- the LOC133320837 gene encoding probable dimethyladenosine transferase, protein MPKIKAEKKSRVHNEIAKQGIQFNKDFGQHILKNPLIITSMLDKAGLRPTDVALEIGPGTGNMTIKMLDRVKKVIACEIDTRLVAELQKRVQGTPYQAKLQILVGDVLKTELPFFDICVANIPYQISSPLVFKLLLHRPFFRCAVLMFQQEFAQRLVAKPGDKLYCRLSINTQLLARVDMLMKVGKNNFRPPPKVESSVVRIEPRNPPPPINFVEWDGLTRIAFVRKNKTLSASFKQSTTLAVLEKNYKVHCSLHNKEIPEDFDIKQKIQDILTTAEADQMRARTMDVDDFMKLLHAFNSEGIHFA, encoded by the exons ATGCCTAAAATAAAAgcggaaaaaaaatcaagagtTCACAATGAAATTGCTAAACAAG gcATTCAATTCAATAAGGATTTTGgtcaacatattttaaagaaccCCCTTATCATTACTTCTATGCTTGACAAAGCTGGTCTAAGACCTACGGATGTTGCTCTTGAAATTGGTCCTGGTACTGGTAACATGACCATTAAGATGTTGGATAGAGTGAAAAAAGTAATAGCCTGTGAAATCGATACAAG acTGGTGGCAGAACTTCAGAAGCGTGTTCAAGGGACACCATACCAGGCTAAGCTGCAAATACTAGTGGGAGATGTTTTGAAAACCGAACTGCCATTCTTTGATATATGTGTGGCAAATATTCCATATCAAATCAGTTCGCCGCTAGTATTCAAGCTGCTTCTACACAGGCCTTTCTTTAGATGTGCAGTGTTGATGTTTCAACAGGAGTTTGCACAGAGATTAGTCGCAAAACCGGGAGACAAACTGTATTGTAGATTATCAATTAACACTCAACTGTTAGCTAGAGTCGACATGTTGATGAAG gTTGGAAAAAACAACTTCAGACCTCCACCAAAGGTCGAGTCTAGTGTCGTTCGAATAGAACCAAGAAATCCACCGCCTCCAATAAATTTTGTGGAATGGGACGGTCTTACGAGAATAGCATTTGTCAGAAAGAACAAAACATTGTCAGCCTCTTTCAAACAGAGTACAACATTAGCTGTACTTGAGAAAAACTATAAAGTTCATTGTTCATTACACAATAAG GAAATACCAGAAGATTTTGACATCAAACAGAAGATTCAAGATATTTTAACAACAGCCGAAGCTGACCAGATGAGAGCTAGGACTATGGATGTTGACGACTTCATGAAATTGTTACATGCTTTTAACTCTGAAGGAATACACTTTgcataa